The following proteins are co-located in the Colletotrichum lupini chromosome 4, complete sequence genome:
- a CDS encoding 1-aminocyclopropane-1-carboxylate synthase — MTCTTSPKGAMLSPRAAKTASALHRPWRFAPVQTYSASTNPSGLISFGSASNALMQRAVAAFAATVPLPPDVFGYSYSTAGGARLRAAMAGHLNATFSPHTPLDMEHVRVAAGATAVQCILAFALASPGEGVLVPRPVYGRFELDFGNEMGVEVVYADTTPETCFLPDVVIEEMEAAVRREMGKGVRVRAVMIVNPSNPLGRCYPRETLVAIMRFCGRHKIHLVSDEVYGLSVFRSCEEMPEFTSVLSIDPAGIIDPDLVHVEYGLAKDFASSGLRLGALVSRNAALHEAFSSVVRFHSPAGPSVAIASAMFEDRVWHDEFIASSRRAIAGAYGFVTGRLREMGVGYVEANAGLFVYIDLSPWLPPPWEEGEYESDRDREFALAERFVERGVFLHPGEEHCLAPGWFRLVYTQEENIVAEGLKRIDDTLKNLPWQLSH, encoded by the exons ATGACCTGCACCACATCCCCCAAAGGCGCGATGCTCTCGCCCCGCGCCGCCAAAACCGCCTCGGCCCTCCATCGGCCGTGGCGCTTCGCCCCCGTCCAGACCTACTCGGCCTCCACCAATCCCTCGGGCCTCATCTCCTTTGGCAGCGCAAGCAACGCCCTCATGCAGcgcgccgtcgccgccttCGCCGCCACGGTCCCGCTCCCGCCCGACGTCTTCGGGTACAGCTACAGCACCGCCGGCGGCGCCCGTCTCCGCGCCGCGATGGCGGGGCATCTGAATGCCACGTTCAGTCCCCATACGCCGCTGGACATGGAGCATGTGAGGGTCGCGGCGGGGGCGACGGCCGTGCAGTGTATTCTCGCGTTTGCGCTTGCGTCGCCTGGTGAGGGTGTGTTGGTGCCGAGGCCGGTGTATGGGCGGTTCGAGCTCGATTTCGGGAACGAGATGGGGGTGGAGGTCGTGTATGCCGATACCACGCCCGAGACGTGTTTCCTGCCGGACGTGGTGATTGAGGAGATGGAGGCTGCGGTGCGGAGAGAGATGGGGAAGGGGGTAAGGGTTAGGGCGGTGATGATTGTGAATCCGAGTAATCCGCTGGGACGGTGTTACCCCCGCGAGACGCTTGTGGCGATCATGCGGTTTTGTGGGAGGCACAAGATTCATCTTGTCAGTGATGAGGTGTATGGGCTTTCCGTGTTTAGGTCTTGTGAGGAGATGCCCGAGTTCACGTCGGTGCTGTCTATCGACCCGGCGGGCATCATCGATCCGGACTTGGTGCACGTGGAGTACGGCCTGGCCAAGGACTTTGCGTCGTCGGGACTGCGGCTGGGCGCGCTCGTGTCGAGAAACGCGGCGCTGCACGAGGCGTTTTCGAGCGTGGTGAGGTTTCATAGTCCTGCCGGGCCGTCCGTCGCGATTGCGTCTGCCATGTTTGAGGATCGGGTGTGGCATGATGAGTTTATTGCTAGTTCGAGGCGAGCCATCGCGGGCGCGTATGGATTTGTGACGGGGAGGTTGAGGGAGATGGGGGTTGGGTATGTGGAGGCGAATGCTGGGTTGTTTGTGTATATTGATCTCTCGCCGTGGTTGCCGCCGCCGTGGGAGGAGGGGGAATATGAGTCAGATCGGGACAGAGAGTTTGCGTTGGCGGAGAGGTTTGTTGAGAGGGGTGTGTTTTTACATCCGGGGGAAGAGCATTGTCTTGCGCCGGGGTGGTTTCGGTTGGTTTATACGCAGGAGGAGAATATCGTGGCCGAAGGGTTGAAAAG AATCGACGATACTTTGAAGAACCTGCCTTGGCAACTGTCACACTAG
- a CDS encoding glycosyl hydrolase family 88: MKSVLFFATAAAAAGPYLAWTADSFTKHEIDNKKPYHYTKAVLYDGFEAAIELTKDDALVDWYRSRIDDLVVQSNGSILNWKPTTYSLDEYRIGNNILWWYERTGEEKYKTAARTIRDQLVERHPRTDEGGFFHRSPDYDYQMWLDGIFMADTFYAKWTSLFDKDNTTAWNDIVNQFEVIDKHTRNYTTGLLYHGFDEKMEAVWANQITGASPLTWSRAVGWYAVALLEVLELLPRGHPGVTTLSRFFVTLAEGLKNAQDSTTGGWWLIMDSPYVGRPKNYIESSASALFVFSWLKGIRLGLLPERRFFPAAAKGYQELTTFVVENANGTVNWNGTVEVGSLKSNASFEYYTSVPIAMNDYKGVGPWMFASYEWETFNQTSAGGGSRPRGPGRGGPRGGPRGPRGPRTFNRRYHF; the protein is encoded by the coding sequence ATGAAGtccgtcctcttcttcgcgACCGCCGCGGCGGCCGCCGGTCCTTACCTCGCCTGGACCGCCGACTCGTTCACCAAGCACGAGATCGACAACAAGAAGCCGTACCACTACACCAAGGCCGTCCTCTACGACGGCTTCGAGGCCGCCATCGAGCTCACCAAGGATGACGCCCTCGTCGACTGGTACCGCAGCCGTATCGATGATCTCGTCGTCCAGTCCAACGGCAGCATCCTGAACTGGAAGCCCACCACCTACTCCCTGGACGAGTACCGTATCGGCAACAACATCCTCTGGTGGTACGAGCGCACCGGTGAGGAGAAGTACAAGACCGCCGCCAGAACCATCCGCGACCAGCTTGTCGAGCGCCACCCCCGTACCGACGAGGGCGGCTTCTTCCACCGCAGCCCCGACTACGACTACCAGATGTGGCTCGACGGCATCTTCATGGCCGACACCTTCTACGCAAAGTGGACCTCCCTCTTCGACAAGGACAACACCACCGCCTGGAACGACATTGTCAACCAGTTCGAGGTCATTGACAAGCACACCCGCAACTACACCACCGGTCTCCTGTACCACGGCTTCGATGAGAAGATGGAGGCCGTCTGGGCCAACCAGATCACCGGCGCCTCTCCGCTCACCTGGTCCCGTGCCGTCGGCTGGTACGCCGTCGCTCTCCTCGAGGTCCTTGAGCTCCTCCCCCGCGGCCACCCCGGCGTCACCACCCTCTCCCGCTTCTTCGTCACCCTCGCCGAGGGCCTGAAGAACGCCCAGGACAGCACCACCGGTGGCTGGTGGCTCATCATGGACAGCCCCTACGTCGGCCGCCCCAAGAACTACATCGAGTCCTCCGCCTCCGCCCTCTTCGTCTTCTCCTGGCTCAAGGGTATCCGCCTCGGCCTCCTTCCCGAGCGCCGCTTCttccccgccgccgccaaggGCTACCAGGAGCTCACCACCTTTGTCGTCGAGAACGCCAATGGCACCGTCAACTGGAACGGCACCGTTGAGGTCGGCTCCCTCAAGAGCAACGCCAGCTTCGAGTACTACACCTCCGTCCCCATCGCCATGAACGACTACAAGGGCGTCGGCCCCTGGATGTTCGCCTCCTACGAGTGGGAGACCTTCAACCAGACCTCCGCCGGTGGTGGCAGCCGTCCCCGCGGCCCCGGTCGTGGTGGTCCCCGTGGTGGCCCTCGTGGCCCCCGCGGTCCCCGCACCTTCAACCGCCGCTACCACTTTTAA